One genomic segment of Marinitoga piezophila KA3 includes these proteins:
- a CDS encoding flagellin, with protein MRIGNNYLNQTNQLSTLSNLLLKKSQQLASGNRLINAGVDPAGMAIAQKMDNQIRSGYQAARNIYDGIGAMNVADQGIGSIQETVGRMRELAVRAGNGTLTAEEKDAIQQEFEQLKMQIRDTVRNTQFNNKQLLNGEFNVNITLDQNGSNNLNAQIADLRPEALNLNDLKLDTTDDINTTIKTLDQALEQLNGTRTQVGTYTRRLEAAANNVLRNVEDTTAANSRIADTEMARSMAEYMKTQNLQQMSTMLLGQTGQMNAASVLNILQSP; from the coding sequence ATGAGAATTGGTAATAATTATTTAAATCAAACAAATCAATTATCGACACTATCTAATTTGTTATTAAAAAAGTCACAACAATTAGCAAGCGGTAATAGATTGATTAATGCTGGAGTGGATCCAGCAGGTATGGCTATTGCTCAGAAAATGGATAATCAGATTAGATCAGGTTATCAAGCAGCAAGAAATATTTATGATGGTATTGGTGCAATGAATGTTGCAGATCAGGGAATTGGTTCGATTCAGGAAACTGTTGGAAGAATGAGAGAATTGGCTGTGAGAGCAGGAAATGGGACGTTAACTGCTGAAGAAAAGGATGCCATTCAGCAGGAATTTGAGCAGTTAAAAATGCAAATTAGAGATACCGTAAGAAATACACAATTTAATAATAAACAACTGCTAAATGGTGAGTTTAATGTTAATATTACTCTTGATCAGAATGGAAGTAATAATTTAAATGCACAGATTGCAGATTTAAGGCCTGAAGCACTTAATTTAAATGATTTGAAATTGGATACAACAGATGATATCAATACTACAATTAAAACGTTGGATCAGGCTCTGGAACAGTTGAATGGAACCAGAACTCAGGTTGGAACATATACAAGAAGATTAGAAGCAGCTGCAAATAATGTTTTAAGAAATGTAGAAGATACAACAGCTGCTAATAGCAGAATAGCTGATACGGAAATGGCAAGAAGTATGGCAGAATACATGAAAACTCAAAATTTACAACAGATGAGTACAATGTTGTTAGGTCAAACAGGTCAGATGAATGCAGCATCAGTATTAAACATATTGCAATCTCCTTAA
- a CDS encoding nucleotidyltransferase, translated as MKVLGIIVEYNPFHNGHFYHLEQAKKLINPDFTVAVMSGNFVQRGEPAILNKFSRAEIALKMGIDIVFELPFLYSIQDAGGFALGSIGTLNRTEVVTDIVFGSESSDVETLNVIADILHNQPEEYQKLLKIKLKEGYSFPNARKYALIDYCIKNSLLSEEKILIIEKSNDILGVEYLRALKEYNSKIIPHTIKRQGADYNEDKFKGKFSSATAIRKLWNEKKYDLIKDAVPDITFQKILEEEKNGRAPIFLEDMEISFISHLRTLDRDKLKKYYGIKEGLEQRIIEAAKHNYTIKGLFEDVKAKRFTYTRIKRSILNIYFGIEEKLITEANKKGPQYLRVLGFTEKGRKLLSIMKKKVKYPIITTPSNYISIIKKIERDTSNNKRMWNIDKKLYFEMIKYDFKATNVYSLYYKNKEYSTFENDMKFGALYLKGDNT; from the coding sequence ATGAAAGTACTTGGCATAATTGTAGAATATAACCCATTCCATAATGGGCATTTTTATCATCTGGAACAGGCAAAAAAATTAATAAATCCCGATTTTACCGTTGCTGTAATGAGTGGAAATTTTGTGCAACGGGGGGAACCTGCTATTTTGAATAAATTTTCAAGAGCAGAAATAGCCTTAAAAATGGGAATAGATATTGTATTTGAACTTCCATTTTTATATTCAATTCAGGATGCTGGCGGATTTGCTCTTGGCTCCATTGGAACTCTTAATAGAACAGAGGTTGTAACAGATATTGTTTTTGGAAGTGAATCCTCTGATGTAGAAACTTTAAATGTTATAGCTGATATACTACATAATCAACCTGAAGAGTATCAAAAACTTTTAAAAATAAAATTAAAAGAAGGATATTCATTTCCAAATGCAAGAAAATACGCACTTATTGATTATTGTATAAAAAACAGTTTATTATCAGAAGAAAAAATACTTATAATAGAAAAATCCAATGATATTTTAGGTGTTGAATATTTAAGAGCTTTAAAAGAATATAATTCAAAAATCATTCCCCATACAATAAAAAGACAGGGTGCAGATTACAATGAAGATAAATTCAAAGGAAAGTTTTCAAGTGCTACAGCTATAAGAAAATTATGGAATGAAAAAAAATATGATCTTATAAAAGATGCAGTTCCAGATATTACTTTTCAAAAAATATTGGAAGAAGAGAAAAATGGAAGGGCACCTATTTTTCTTGAAGATATGGAAATCTCTTTTATTTCGCATCTTAGAACACTTGATAGGGACAAATTAAAAAAATACTATGGTATAAAAGAAGGGTTAGAGCAAAGAATCATCGAAGCAGCAAAACATAATTATACTATTAAAGGATTATTTGAAGATGTAAAAGCAAAAAGATTCACCTATACAAGAATCAAAAGAAGCATATTAAATATTTATTTTGGAATAGAAGAGAAATTAATTACAGAAGCAAATAAAAAAGGGCCACAATATCTAAGAGTTCTTGGATTTACTGAAAAAGGAAGAAAATTACTTTCAATTATGAAAAAAAAGGTAAAATACCCTATTATTACAACACCTTCAAATTATATTTCTATAATAAAAAAAATCGAAAGAGATACATCGAATAATAAAAGAATGTGGAATATAGACAAAAAATTATATTTTGAGATGATAAAATACGATTTTAAGGCTACTAACGTTTATTCTTTATACTATAAAAATAAGGAATATTCTACTTTTGAAAATGATATGAAATTTGGAGCACTATATTTGAAAGGAGATAATACGTGA
- a CDS encoding PD40 domain-containing protein translates to MKKFLLIVFFSLVVLGFSQISFKKEIAILESNSDSWIASRVFDLLKDKLSYTYRVYTKSIEKDTNNMTLDNVALKIGISDDASQNIIRIVANFEDEEIDLSERIKDNDKWLNNFVVRVLEKISFARYKKDKRWHILQLTYWDGIDEYPKMSKDGNKLIFISDRYIGNRNIWGYDFEKEKYFNVSLDFSSEYFPNITEDGTFIFQTSLYGKWDVVMYNPDTEEIKRISNESFNAYSPYYENGNVYFSIEELNGKIWTEIYKYSIKSNELEKITNLEGTTKYIPGILNNKLIFQMEDPKSGQFGIYEKRKEGIYPLIDTDLNEVDPFGNKDNLVFSRLYKGYYTIILYNNKTKKEIPITLGISDDAFYPSIYNDIVLFSLYYKNGEPDIFAVRIK, encoded by the coding sequence ATGAAGAAATTTTTATTAATTGTATTTTTTAGTCTGGTAGTTTTAGGATTTTCACAGATTTCATTTAAAAAAGAAATAGCAATTTTAGAGAGCAATTCAGATTCCTGGATTGCTTCTCGTGTTTTTGATTTGTTGAAGGATAAGTTATCGTATACATATAGGGTTTATACAAAGTCTATTGAAAAAGATACAAATAATATGACTTTGGATAATGTGGCATTAAAAATAGGTATTTCAGATGATGCATCTCAAAATATTATAAGAATAGTTGCGAATTTTGAAGATGAAGAAATTGATTTATCTGAAAGAATAAAGGATAACGATAAATGGTTGAATAATTTTGTTGTAAGGGTTTTAGAGAAAATTTCATTTGCACGTTATAAGAAAGATAAACGATGGCATATTTTACAATTAACTTATTGGGACGGGATAGACGAATATCCTAAGATGTCAAAAGATGGAAATAAACTGATTTTTATTTCAGATAGATATATTGGAAATAGAAATATCTGGGGATATGATTTTGAAAAAGAGAAATATTTTAATGTTTCACTTGATTTTTCTTCAGAGTATTTTCCGAATATTACTGAAGATGGAACTTTTATTTTTCAAACTTCTCTTTATGGAAAATGGGATGTTGTTATGTATAATCCGGATACAGAAGAAATTAAAAGAATTTCAAATGAATCTTTTAATGCATATAGTCCATATTACGAAAATGGAAATGTGTATTTTTCAATTGAAGAATTAAATGGTAAAATCTGGACGGAAATATATAAATATTCTATAAAAAGCAATGAGTTAGAAAAAATTACAAACCTGGAAGGTACAACAAAATATATTCCAGGAATATTGAATAATAAACTTATTTTTCAAATGGAAGATCCAAAAAGCGGGCAATTTGGAATATATGAAAAGAGAAAAGAAGGTATTTATCCATTAATTGATACAGATTTAAATGAAGTTGACCCTTTTGGAAATAAAGATAATCTGGTTTTTTCAAGATTGTATAAAGGTTACTATACTATAATTTTATATAACAATAAAACCAAAAAAGAGATTCCAATAACTCTTGGAATCTCTGATGACGCATTTTATCCGTCAATTTATAATGATATAGTTTTATTTTCTCTGTATTATAAAAATGGAGAACCGGATATCTTTGCAGTTAGAATAAAATAA
- the priA gene encoding replication restart helicase PriA, with protein MYHYYEIAVFGTYTYNTYTYKSTNQLTPGQRVLVDFRNQQKIGIILSETSEKPYNVKEIELLLDEKPLISQKHIELIKEASIKFLMPISEIAKIVFPPISSDRTRIKIIPKSPLAPIEKTIFINEFYKKFKTKKEANKKLKQLLENHIVSLELYYKRKIEKKDRYISLNLDLNQLLEQKVSQAGMNIINFLQENNGCVIEKELYQNNIIKPGSTALKTLIKKGIISYTDYKKETPFKVSLTEKQKEILEKILYSNKNIELLYGVTGSGKTEIFFEAMESYFKNEKKVMILLPEISLTPQLISRINNRFPDKKIGVYHSGISPAEKIKTWYEAVNGEIDILVGARSAVWIPLKNLGLVIADEEHDQSFYQFDQLSYDAIEVIYLRSKIEDIKVILSSATPTIREMKNAFEGKINLHKLQERVFTQMPDIEIIDIKKEEKVSWIFTKKVIKEISKTLSNNKKVLIFSPTKGYANYLICTNCGEIIKCKHCDISLTYHKHTKKLKCHYCGYETNVPPVCPKCGSPTLQSRGYGTERVVNEILRFFPSRKVVRIDREIIKTHEDLENAFNEIKKEEPMIIVGTKMITKGLDISDIKLVIVLDSDRYLSFPEYTSFEHTASLLIQVAGRSGRREKGKVIIQTFKSGEDFFDAVKNHDYDKIIDLELSNRKKFNYPPFSQLIIFLFSNEDKNKAYKEAFDFYEEINDLFDNSIEILEPTEPLIPKLRGLYRYQVIIKDNINDQEKLMEIIKEYGKKCYIYVNPPTTLL; from the coding sequence ATGTATCACTATTATGAAATAGCCGTATTTGGAACATATACATATAACACATATACATATAAATCAACAAATCAACTAACACCCGGCCAACGGGTGTTAGTTGATTTTAGAAATCAGCAAAAAATAGGCATTATACTTTCAGAAACCTCTGAAAAACCTTATAATGTAAAAGAAATAGAATTATTACTCGATGAAAAACCTTTAATCTCGCAAAAACATATTGAATTAATAAAAGAAGCTTCTATAAAATTTTTAATGCCAATAAGCGAGATTGCAAAAATTGTTTTTCCGCCAATTTCTTCTGATAGAACTCGCATTAAAATAATACCAAAATCGCCTTTAGCTCCTATTGAAAAAACTATTTTTATAAACGAATTTTATAAAAAATTCAAAACAAAAAAGGAAGCAAACAAAAAATTAAAACAATTGCTTGAAAATCATATAGTTTCTCTTGAATTGTACTATAAAAGAAAAATCGAAAAAAAAGATAGGTATATATCCTTAAACTTAGACTTAAATCAATTACTTGAACAAAAAGTTTCTCAGGCTGGAATGAATATAATAAATTTTCTTCAGGAAAACAACGGTTGTGTAATAGAAAAAGAATTATATCAAAATAATATAATAAAACCTGGGTCTACCGCATTAAAAACATTAATAAAAAAAGGAATTATTTCTTATACAGATTATAAAAAGGAAACACCTTTTAAGGTTTCACTTACTGAAAAACAAAAGGAAATACTTGAAAAAATACTATATTCAAATAAAAATATAGAGTTATTATATGGAGTTACCGGAAGTGGTAAAACAGAAATATTCTTTGAAGCTATGGAATCATACTTTAAAAACGAAAAAAAAGTCATGATATTATTACCAGAAATTTCTTTAACCCCACAATTAATCTCAAGAATAAATAATAGATTCCCTGATAAAAAAATAGGAGTTTATCATTCTGGTATTTCTCCTGCAGAAAAAATCAAAACATGGTATGAAGCTGTAAATGGTGAAATTGATATACTTGTTGGAGCAAGAAGTGCTGTATGGATTCCCCTGAAAAATCTGGGACTTGTTATTGCCGATGAAGAACATGATCAATCATTTTATCAATTTGATCAATTATCCTATGACGCCATAGAAGTAATATATTTAAGATCAAAAATAGAAGATATAAAGGTTATATTATCTTCAGCAACTCCAACAATACGTGAAATGAAAAACGCTTTTGAAGGTAAGATAAATCTACACAAACTTCAAGAACGTGTATTTACGCAAATGCCGGACATAGAAATTATTGACATAAAAAAAGAAGAAAAGGTTAGCTGGATTTTTACAAAAAAGGTTATAAAAGAAATTAGTAAAACGCTAAGCAATAACAAAAAAGTGCTTATCTTTTCTCCCACCAAGGGATATGCAAACTATTTGATCTGCACAAATTGTGGTGAAATAATTAAATGTAAACATTGTGATATTTCACTAACCTATCATAAACATACCAAAAAGCTTAAATGTCATTATTGTGGATATGAAACAAATGTACCACCAGTATGTCCAAAATGTGGTTCTCCAACTCTTCAATCACGAGGATATGGAACAGAACGCGTGGTAAATGAAATATTGAGATTTTTCCCTTCAAGAAAAGTAGTTAGAATTGATAGAGAAATTATAAAAACTCACGAAGACTTAGAAAACGCTTTTAACGAAATAAAAAAAGAAGAACCTATGATTATAGTTGGAACAAAAATGATAACAAAAGGATTGGATATTAGTGACATAAAATTGGTAATAGTTTTAGACAGCGACAGATACTTGAGCTTTCCAGAATATACATCATTTGAACATACCGCATCATTATTAATTCAGGTTGCCGGTCGTTCTGGAAGAAGAGAAAAAGGAAAGGTTATAATTCAAACCTTTAAATCTGGAGAAGATTTTTTTGATGCTGTCAAAAATCATGATTATGATAAAATCATAGATTTAGAACTAAGCAATAGAAAAAAATTCAATTATCCACCTTTTTCTCAATTAATTATCTTTCTCTTTTCAAATGAAGATAAAAATAAAGCTTATAAAGAGGCCTTTGATTTTTATGAAGAAATAAATGACTTATTTGACAACTCAATTGAAATTCTTGAACCAACAGAACCGTTAATTCCTAAATTGAGAGGATTATATAGATATCAGGTTATTATTAAAGATAATATTAATGATCAAGAAAAATTAATGGAAATAATAAAAGAATATGGTAAGAAATGCTATATATACGTAAATCCTCCTACAACTTTATTATAA
- a CDS encoding chemotaxis protein CheW: MSVELKAVSFSVDDEKFAIDINHIDTVIEYQKTTKIPESSDFIEGIVNFRDGVIPIINLRVKFNYPQFEDKLKAKVLVVKIEDKKYGLMVDEVKEVMTITQEQIEEAPEVGGTKANYITGIIKTKDSMIFLIDVEKILTEEEKIEIEKAIK, translated from the coding sequence ATGTCTGTTGAATTAAAAGCTGTAAGTTTTAGTGTTGATGATGAAAAATTTGCTATTGATATTAATCACATCGACACAGTTATCGAATATCAAAAAACAACAAAAATTCCTGAATCCTCAGATTTTATTGAAGGAATTGTTAATTTCAGGGATGGAGTAATTCCTATAATTAACTTAAGGGTTAAATTTAATTATCCACAATTTGAAGATAAATTGAAAGCCAAAGTTCTGGTAGTTAAAATTGAAGATAAAAAATATGGTTTAATGGTCGATGAAGTAAAAGAAGTTATGACAATAACTCAGGAACAAATTGAAGAAGCACCAGAAGTTGGAGGAACAAAAGCAAATTATATAACAGGTATTATAAAAACAAAAGACAGTATGATTTTCTTAATCGATGTTGAAAAAATACTTACAGAAGAAGAAAAAATCGAAATAGAAAAAGCAATAAAATAA
- a CDS encoding methyl-accepting chemotaxis protein — MNLKYKLLLIFLLGILVPLFILGYFSIKNSQDMMTQQIETNFVNILESRNFEISMLIDKYKNAIKSIENFQYLPIMIKSMNSYFKGFEDIKNLKDVYATSNPYKIEERYKLTSVDEDNLEKYGDDEFSISDYNLLHRKYHPNLVQFAFSQYITDIYLINKEGDIIYSLKKGEEFTENLEKNNELSNTALGKLYKELKKQNDEKTYIDFSNIEIYKYKQNKPILFIGKPFIYRYARYGYIVIAVNFEKVVKDIFAQLNNSQDLNIYIVNANNMLITSIDGLKTGSIIDNKLLPGQEKKLVTYKNFENKSVVGVKGEIKLKNEKLYLIIEESESEAFHIVNKLKSILISIILVTIVFAVIISIVVSNSLTKPIKKIETNVKKVTTGDLRDELHIKRKDEIGLIANLFNQLKATIKNILESFNKYAKTLRGVEDNLDASAGELSKISEETFTSFNRIKENLEVVASSAEETTANIEEITSGADMVSNAAQDLNNKTLEISNNALNSKKDIQVMINDIVSIEKLIEKSNSMIIKLFDKSKEIEDIVGKITEISKQTNLLALNAAIEAARAGEAGKGFAVVADEIRKLADESNLSANSITENLKELVDDASEALEESSNITKTVNTIVESVKNIGMQMENILTEINSISEMVEHTANISNQQKVSTSEITKAIEAISVSIQNITEEVEEVSGMMEKQKVKIKDFDALIDNLEDMIDEMNSFVQRFKY, encoded by the coding sequence TTGAATTTAAAGTATAAATTACTTTTGATTTTTCTTCTGGGAATATTGGTTCCTTTATTTATTCTGGGATACTTTTCCATAAAAAATTCTCAGGATATGATGACACAACAGATAGAAACAAATTTTGTTAATATTTTGGAATCGAGAAATTTTGAAATTTCCATGCTTATTGATAAATATAAAAATGCAATTAAGAGCATCGAAAATTTCCAGTATCTTCCAATTATGATTAAAAGTATGAATTCATATTTTAAAGGGTTTGAAGATATAAAAAATTTAAAAGATGTTTATGCAACATCCAATCCATATAAAATTGAAGAAAGATATAAATTGACTTCTGTTGATGAAGATAATCTTGAAAAATATGGCGATGATGAATTTTCAATTTCTGATTATAATCTTTTGCATAGAAAATATCATCCAAATTTAGTTCAATTTGCTTTTTCACAGTATATCACAGATATTTATTTAATAAACAAAGAAGGAGATATAATTTATTCCTTAAAAAAAGGTGAAGAATTTACAGAGAATCTCGAAAAGAATAACGAACTTTCAAATACTGCTCTTGGAAAGTTATATAAAGAATTAAAAAAGCAAAATGATGAAAAGACTTATATAGATTTTTCCAATATAGAAATTTATAAGTATAAACAAAATAAGCCTATTTTATTTATTGGTAAGCCATTTATTTATAGATATGCAAGGTATGGTTATATTGTTATAGCTGTGAATTTTGAAAAAGTTGTAAAGGATATTTTTGCACAATTAAATAATTCTCAGGACTTAAATATCTATATTGTAAATGCAAACAATATGCTTATAACTTCAATTGATGGATTGAAAACAGGAAGTATTATAGATAATAAATTGCTTCCAGGCCAGGAAAAGAAATTGGTTACATATAAGAATTTTGAGAATAAATCTGTGGTTGGTGTAAAAGGTGAGATTAAACTTAAAAATGAAAAATTGTATTTAATTATTGAAGAAAGCGAATCTGAGGCATTTCATATTGTAAATAAATTAAAGAGTATCTTAATTTCAATTATTTTAGTTACTATAGTATTTGCGGTTATTATTTCAATTGTTGTTTCAAATTCATTGACTAAACCAATAAAGAAAATAGAAACTAATGTTAAAAAGGTTACTACGGGCGATTTAAGAGATGAGTTGCATATTAAGCGTAAGGATGAAATAGGTCTTATAGCTAACTTATTTAATCAGTTAAAAGCTACAATAAAAAATATACTTGAATCATTTAATAAATATGCAAAAACATTAAGAGGCGTAGAGGATAATCTTGATGCTTCAGCAGGTGAGTTAAGCAAGATTTCAGAAGAAACATTTACATCGTTTAATAGAATTAAAGAAAATCTCGAAGTTGTTGCATCATCTGCAGAAGAAACAACTGCAAATATTGAAGAGATTACATCTGGAGCAGATATGGTTTCAAATGCTGCTCAGGATTTAAATAATAAAACACTTGAAATATCAAATAATGCGTTAAACAGTAAAAAAGATATACAGGTTATGATAAATGATATTGTAAGTATTGAAAAATTAATTGAAAAAAGTAATTCTATGATTATAAAGCTATTTGACAAGAGTAAAGAAATTGAAGATATTGTTGGTAAGATTACAGAGATATCAAAGCAAACTAATTTATTAGCATTAAATGCTGCAATAGAAGCTGCAAGAGCAGGAGAAGCCGGAAAAGGTTTTGCTGTTGTTGCTGATGAAATAAGAAAATTGGCAGATGAATCAAACCTTTCGGCAAATAGTATAACAGAAAATTTAAAAGAGTTAGTTGATGATGCAAGTGAAGCACTTGAAGAAAGTTCAAATATAACTAAAACAGTAAATACCATAGTTGAATCTGTAAAGAATATAGGTATGCAAATGGAAAATATTTTGACAGAGATTAATTCTATTTCTGAAATGGTTGAACACACTGCAAATATTTCAAATCAACAGAAAGTTTCTACTTCTGAAATAACAAAAGCAATAGAGGCAATTTCAGTTTCAATACAGAATATAACTGAAGAGGTTGAAGAAGTTTCTGGAATGATGGAAAAACAGAAGGTTAAAATAAAAGATTTTGATGCTTTAATTGATAATCTCGAAGATATGATAGATGAAATGAATTCTTTTGTTCAAAGATTTAAATACTAA
- the panD gene encoding aspartate 1-decarboxylase, which produces MFRILLKGKIHRATVTEKNIHYEGSVTIDEELMELADIEENELVQIVDINNGARFETYVIKGERGSRIIGLNGAAARMVELGDKVIIMAYGLYEKGENSKPKIVVVDDNNNPKILKDHEEPKTEC; this is translated from the coding sequence ATGTTTAGAATTCTTTTAAAGGGTAAGATTCACAGAGCTACAGTTACAGAAAAAAATATTCATTACGAAGGCAGTGTAACAATCGATGAAGAATTAATGGAATTAGCAGATATTGAAGAAAACGAATTGGTTCAAATAGTTGATATAAACAACGGCGCTCGATTTGAAACATATGTTATTAAAGGAGAAAGAGGTTCAAGAATCATTGGTTTAAATGGGGCAGCTGCAAGAATGGTTGAGTTAGGGGATAAAGTAATTATAATGGCTTATGGTTTATATGAAAAAGGAGAGAATTCAAAACCAAAAATCGTTGTTGTTGATGATAATAATAATCCAAAAATTTTAAAGGATCACGAAGAACCAAAAACGGAGTGTTAA
- a CDS encoding alpha-amylase family glycosyl hydrolase, which translates to MKKYILIILVLLLSLIVFPIKISFYYTQDASNVYITGDFTNFSPVPLNKTQTGLWKTTFNLSEGIYKYLYIIDGKETLDYKNINTKYFNGKIYSLLIIKREGEKIVAVGDGIINLAKHELKRKYINPVKKGEIYLAVEVKKNDVEDVIFVGNGEILNKEIIDFSDTLLYRFHIKTPSDILKYHFLIKDGKTTIQIPENNFFFDFENPAIKYFDVPEWAKGRIFYQIFPERFRNGNKDNDPIYTNNWNGPYTQESLGSHSFYGGDLQGVIDSIDYLTELGIEGIYFNPIFESVSSHKYDTKDYLKIDPHFGDDNLFAKLVNKLHEKDIKIILDGVFNHSGDEFFAMEDIFKKQDNSKYLNWYYIKKFPVIKSPESYECWWGYPDLPKLNIDNPEVKAYFSRIIGKWMEFDIDGWRLDAVEQIKDSFWEDFFRPLVKGINDNALISGEYWKDSTHYFEKPAFDTVMNYLFRDAAILYAKGGSASYFIKNTNDYLKKYPPQVWHILWNLLDSHDTPRILHELNGDVQRFKIAVALQMTFIGAPLIYYGDEIGLDGGGDPWCRKPFPWDKSKWNKDILNYYKSLIKLRKENPALRYGDYIILKKKLGTLIYKRVYNNNEVIVITNSRKTPAKINLELNNEYIDYFTKEKITKINKVNGLEIKILIRQ; encoded by the coding sequence GTGAAAAAATATATTCTTATAATTTTAGTTTTATTACTTTCATTAATAGTCTTTCCTATAAAAATTTCTTTTTATTATACTCAAGATGCATCAAATGTGTATATAACAGGTGATTTTACGAATTTTTCACCTGTTCCTTTAAATAAAACCCAAACAGGCTTATGGAAAACTACATTTAATTTATCAGAAGGCATTTATAAATATCTTTATATAATAGACGGAAAAGAAACTCTGGATTATAAGAATATCAATACAAAATATTTTAATGGAAAAATTTATTCATTATTGATTATAAAAAGAGAGGGTGAAAAAATAGTGGCAGTTGGTGATGGAATAATAAATCTGGCAAAACATGAATTAAAAAGGAAATATATTAATCCTGTAAAAAAAGGCGAAATATATTTAGCTGTTGAAGTTAAAAAAAATGATGTTGAAGATGTAATATTCGTTGGCAACGGAGAGATTTTAAATAAAGAAATAATAGATTTTTCAGATACATTATTATATAGATTTCACATAAAAACCCCTTCAGATATATTAAAATACCATTTTCTCATAAAAGACGGAAAAACAACCATCCAAATTCCCGAAAATAATTTTTTCTTTGATTTTGAAAATCCTGCTATTAAATATTTTGACGTGCCAGAATGGGCAAAAGGAAGAATATTCTATCAAATATTTCCTGAAAGATTTAGAAACGGCAACAAAGATAATGACCCGATATATACAAATAACTGGAATGGACCATATACTCAGGAATCACTTGGTTCACATAGTTTTTATGGCGGGGATTTACAGGGAGTTATAGATTCTATTGATTATCTTACAGAACTTGGTATCGAAGGAATATATTTCAATCCTATTTTTGAGTCAGTTTCAAGTCATAAATATGATACAAAAGATTATTTAAAAATTGATCCGCATTTTGGCGATGATAATTTATTTGCAAAACTTGTAAACAAACTTCACGAAAAAGATATTAAAATTATTCTTGACGGTGTTTTCAATCATTCGGGTGATGAATTCTTTGCCATGGAAGATATTTTCAAAAAACAGGATAATTCAAAATATCTCAATTGGTATTATATAAAGAAATTTCCTGTAATAAAATCACCTGAAAGTTATGAATGCTGGTGGGGATATCCAGATTTACCAAAATTAAACATAGACAATCCAGAAGTAAAAGCTTATTTTTCAAGAATAATTGGCAAATGGATGGAATTTGATATTGACGGTTGGAGACTTGATGCTGTAGAACAAATTAAAGACTCATTCTGGGAAGATTTTTTTAGGCCTTTAGTAAAAGGAATTAATGATAATGCACTTATAAGCGGTGAATACTGGAAAGATTCCACACATTATTTTGAAAAACCCGCATTTGATACAGTAATGAATTATCTGTTTAGAGATGCTGCTATATTATATGCAAAAGGTGGAAGCGCATCATATTTTATAAAAAATACCAATGACTATTTAAAAAAATATCCACCTCAGGTATGGCATATATTATGGAATCTTCTTGATAGCCATGATACACCAAGAATTTTGCATGAATTAAACGGCGATGTGCAACGCTTTAAAATAGCTGTAGCCTTACAAATGACATTTATTGGAGCACCTTTAATATATTATGGAGATGAAATTGGACTTGATGGTGGTGGAGACCCCTGGTGTAGAAAGCCTTTCCCATGGGATAAAAGCAAATGGAACAAAGATATTTTAAACTACTATAAATCATTAATAAAATTAAGAAAAGAAAATCCTGCTTTGCGATACGGTGATTATATTATATTAAAGAAAAAATTAGGCACTTTAATTTATAAACGAGTTTATAATAATAACGAGGTAATCGTTATTACCAATTCGAGAAAAACACCTGCAAAAATAAATCTAGAACTTAATAATGAATATATAGATTACTTTACAAAAGAAAAAATTACCAAAATCAATAAAGTAAATGGATTGGAAATAAAAATCTTAATAAGGCAGTGA